The Takifugu flavidus isolate HTHZ2018 chromosome 16, ASM371156v2, whole genome shotgun sequence genome contains the following window.
TAACCCTACAACAGCAAGCTTAAAGACATTTCACTGACACATGACTTCTAAATGTCATTTTGGAcagcagttttaatttaaacgaCGATCcgcagtttccatggcaactaCACAAACACGTCACACGTTACGTGGTAGACTTGGTTGAACACATCTGGATGTGCAAAATGACGAGCAGCGTGGTTGCAGCAGTAGGAGGGTGAAATTGGCGTCAGCGGGGGAGAGTCTAAGGAACCAGGCCGGGATTGCATCTCCTTACCCGGGTAGCTTTCTCCTCCAGCCGCAGAGCAGCGATGAGGAGAACGACCCCCAGTGATGGCCGTGCGCGGACAACTGCTGCTTTAGTTTTGTCCACAGAAGCGAAGGGGGGTGCTGAGAGTTCTCTGCCTGCCCACAACCACCAGGTAAAGAAATCTAACCTCATTTCGTTCCTTAAAATAGGGAAGAGCAACTAAGCGGAGGAAGCTGGCAATTCGGAACGTTTTAAACCCACTTCTATCCGCTCAGTGAAGCACACGCACCGACACGCGCTCACACGCAAAGATTCATATATAATTCTTGATACTGTCCAAAACGCAAATACAGGAAACGTCAGTGGTTAACACCTTTAGAAAGTATGAGAATATTGTTGTAAAGATTACTAATAGACGTTCACTTTAAGAGGTGTATAAAGGCCTTTATGCcctgttttgtttaaaaaaaaaaaaactggcatcATAATATTAACTTTGGTTTGCACCTAACTTTCTCAACCTTAGCAGCAATAAAAGAGAGCACCAATCCCCCAGGTCCAAAACCCACAATTCTCACTCACTATAAACAACTCCATCTTTCAGCCTTCCTCCAGATGAGGAGTCTGGctggcctcctccaccccttCACTGCAGCCCCACATCAATCATGCCACCAGGACCATCTAGTGCCACCTTCATCGCATTGACTGCTTGCACCCCTCCCTCACACCCACCTCAAccgccctccacctccacttcctggtcaCTTCCGACCCTCTCCCCTTCAGCCCTCTCTGTAAACTGCAGCTGGTCTAGAACATTACAGCCTGCCTCAGCTCTAGAGCCCTGCAACAGCTACACTAGCTACCATGATCACTGACTGTTTATCTGAACCCACAGACGCTGGACGCAGCAGGGAAGCTGGAGAAGACAGAGTTGAAGCCAACCCAGAGCCACAGGAACCAGAAGAGATGAAGGAGGATTTGTCCTCGCTGGACTCAGCCATTAGCATGACCCTGCATGGTGACAATTTCACAGGTGTCTCCTCTGGTGTGGCCTTCACTGACCAGCTggccaccacctcctctgttgTGCACGTGTAAGTCAGCACATGGAGCCCCTCTCATGTAGAGCTTCAAACACAGCCAGGGAATTGTTGCTAAACCAGTAATGTGGCACTGGTGCCTCTGCCATTAGCAATGAAACCTGTTTGTGTAGATCAGACTGGCACACGGGGACACTTGGATTCACTAAAATGTAACTGCATACATAAGATGCTGTATGAATGATGATGTGTACAACAATTTTAAACCCGAGAAGTGTATTGCAGGGCTTCTTTTACGGGGTTTAAAGAGTCATGTCACATCTGTCTTTGTTCTTCAGGGTTGTTTCTATAGTGACCAGTCTCGTAACGACCAGCAGCACAGAAGCAACAGTGGGAAGCACCAAAAATCTGTCAACTCTCCGAGACAAGCGAGGGAGCCAGTTTGGTGAGATCCTGGAGGCTTCGCCACTGTCGGTGCTCAGTGCCTCAGAGAGCAGCTCCATCCTTCACGGTGTCATGGTGGCAGCTGAGGCCCTGGttcttctctccatcttcctcttaTCCAGCCTGGGCAACTCGGCAGTCATCGTTGTCATTATTAAGCACCGGCAGCTTCGGACAGTGACCAATGCTTTCATCATGTCACTGTCGCTGTCGGACTTCCTCACAGCCATTTTGTGCCTCCCCTTCTCTTTTGTCATGCTGTTCAGTAAGGATGGCGTATGGATGTTTGGGGACCACTTCTGTGTGGCTAATGGCTTTTTCAACACTTGTTTTGGGATCATCTCTACCTTGACCATGACGCTGATCTCCTTTGACAGATATTACGCCATTGTCAGACAGCCGCAGGCCAAAATGGACCGCCAGAAGGCAACTCAGTTGTTGCTAGCTGTGTGGTTGACTGCTGTTATTTTTGCGTTGCCGTGGTATCTCCTAGCTTCAGCTCCTTCTCAAATCCATAAGCGAGGTTTCTATCACTGCATGTACGTCTTCCACTCTGGGACATCACGTTTGGGGACGGCCTACAGCATTTGCCTTATCATTGTGTGTTACTTACTGCCTTTCtccctgatgtgtttttgtcattaCAATATTTGTAAGACGGTTCGTCTCTCCGAAATCCGAGTCAGGCCTGTGACCACATACGCGTACTTGCTACGATTTTATAGTGAAATGCGAACAGCCACCACTGTGTTGATCATGattgttttcatcattttttgCTGGGGGCCTTACTGCTTATTGGGGTTGGTCACCGCGTTGGGGAGTTACACCTTCAACCCAGCAATGGACACAGTAGCCATTTGGCTAGCCTGGGCTAACGGAGCCATCAACCCACTGATCTACGCTATGAGGAACCCAAATATATCCATGTTACTAGGGCGTAGCAGAGAGGAGGGCTACCGGACACGCAACATCGCCACCTACCTGTCTGGCCACACTCAGAACCGGGACATTCAATTCAACCGATCGGAGAGGATACGGGACCGCTACATGAGTCGTGTTGGGGTAAACAATAGCCACCTGTCCAGTTCAAGTCCTGGCAAGGGAGGCGGAGGAGCTGAGGTTGCCATGTGGGCCTGCAAAAACCCTGTGgttttcttttgtaaagacGCACAGCCCGACACCGCGGTGTTACCCAATTTAGTCAGCGGACCAAAGATAAAGACGGCTGACACCAGCCTGTGAACCTCTGGAGGACCCTCTGTTATTTGCTTGGGAGTTTTTTTTATGTGCAATGATTTTCTGTAAATGTGTAAATGATTTGTAGATGCAAATGTGCATGTTCACAATGGTGCCCGTGAGGATATTTCCTGAGAATGCAACATCGTGAAAAGAACTAACCCTCTTTAGACAAACGCTGAGGTTCAGTTGGCAATGAGTGGGGTCAGGTGAGGAGTAGGGGCCAGGTGATTCATCAGGCCCCACCTCTGGTGCCTGATGCAGTCATTCCTTTGTTCTCTGTGATGCTGCACAATAAAGGCAACGTGCTCTATCCGTGTTTGCACCGCATCCTCATTTGTGCTCGGTTCCGTGTGGATCTTTTTGAATCCCTTCTGATACCCTTTCATGTGTCATTGTTAGCTGTTCAGGATTTTAGGTCATAGATTTGCTTTTGAAAGTACCAGAAAGATAATTCTATGGTTTAATAGGGTGaagaataagaataaaagaGTCGTAATTTTTTTGCTGCTCTGACTTGCACTAGGCAAAAGGGTTGATGTTAACAATAAAGATGAAGATGAGTGTCATACACCTGAGCCAGGGTTCAGAAGTGGCCTCAGCCTTCTTCAGATCTGTCATCGGCTCAGCGTGACGCGTCTGAGAACAGCTAACTGGGCCGGGAAACCTTTTCAAAGTAAATTTGCCCGGCCCAGCCCTTATGATCTGTTAGGGCTGTTTTCTTGCTGCCTTCAGGTTGATGTTCCTGTTTTCTGGTGCTGAACAGTCTTCCAGTTTCTCCAATGTACCTTTTTTGCTATGATGTTGCGTCTTTTGCCCAGTGTCATTGGGTCTTTTGGTTGAACCAGTTGTGGTGGTgtgttttggtgattttatgGGTTCAGTTATCCCCGGATATGTGGCAGTGCTTCatgtctttgtttccttttccactttcttggggttttgtttcatttccttttttttcttctctccttcattAAAGGTCCATTTTGGATCTTGGAAAGTTGTCTATAACGAAGACAGAATGAATGTAACCAATCGGCTGTTTAGACGTTGTACAGTGGTagcacacaaaaaaacaaataaagttttaaaaagtcaaTATATTTCTGGGAAGCTTAGATAAAAGTCCTGCAGCAGTTGTGGGTCAAGGATGAGGGAGCGCTCCTCCGGGTCAGAACCCCCTGgaaccccctcccccgcctgTGTACGTCCAGAATCCTGACCGGATGAGAGCCACACTTGCTGGCCTACCTGGTAGTTGGGTGCAGGTGCTCGGCAGCGGTCCGCCAGATGTCGGTTGCGCTCCACCGTTCTTCCCAGTGCAGCCCGGGTCTCCCGCCACACTCCGGACAGAGGGTACCACCGCGTCGGATTCCTGGCTAGGGAACAATGGAGGTTGGTAACCATGGTTAACCATAAACGGTGACAGGCCGGTAGCTGAGCTGATGAGGGAGTTGTGGGCGTATTCTACCCAGGGTAGGTGCGAGgcccaggaggacaggaggcgGGAGGCCACACAGCGCAGAGAGGACTTCAAACTCTGGTTCGCTCGTTCAGTCTGGCTGTTGGACTGAGGATGGTAACCTgaagtgaggctggaggtggttcCCAGGGCCCGGTAGAACACCTTCCATACCTGCAAGGTGAACCGGGGTCCGTGGTCTGACACGATATCCTGAGGGATTCCATGTAGTCGGAAAACATGCTGTACCAGGAGGTTTGCCGTCTCCAAGGCGGTGGGAAGTTTAGGGAGGGTAACAAAATGTATCGCCTTGGAGAAGCGATCGACCACTGTCAGTACGGTATCATTACCTTCAGAGGGGGGCAGACCAGTAACGAAGTCCAAAGCGATGTGGGACCAGGGACGAGGGGAATGGGCTGCAGGAGTCCTGCAGGGGGCCTGTGTGAGGACTTGCTGCGCGTGCACACTGTGCACGCAGCGACAAAGGTCCAGACGTCCGCAGCCATGgatggccaccagaagcgctgcTGGATGAGGGCCAGTGTGCGGTGAACTCCTGGATGGCAGGCTATCCGGGAGGTGTGCCCCCATGAGAGCAATGACGACTGGGCGGACTGCGGGACAAACAGCCGGCTCGGCGAGCATCCATCTGGGACGTCTGTCCTTGGAGAGCCCTGAACTTCCGCCTCAACTGGCCAGTGGAGTGGAGTGGTGCCGCCAGGTGGCTGTAGTTTTGTATGAATCTTCGATAGAAGTTGGCAAAGCCTAGAAACCGCTGAAGCTGCTTACGAGTAGTGGGAAGGGGCCAGTCCTTAACTGCAGCCACTTTGGAGGGATCTGCGCGAAGCTGTGTCTTTTCGACCACGAAACCCAGAAAACTAACAGACGATACATGGAAttcacatttctctgctttctCGCACAACTTGTTTTCCAGTAATCTCTTCAACACTTCTCGCAAGTGTCCGACATGTTCCTCCATCGACCTGGAAAAAATCAGCATATCGTCCAAGTAGACGAAAACTGACTTATTAAGCAAGTCCCGCAGTACGTCGTTGaccaaacactgaaacacagcaggagcaTTAGTTAATCATCACTAAATATTCAAAATGGCCTAATGGGGTGTTGAAtgctgttttccactcatccccctCCCTGATTCTGATGAGGTGGTAGGCATTCCTCAGGTCTAATTTTGTAAACACACCGTAGCTGTGTGTAAGGGGCTGAAGGCTGAGTCAATCAGAGGGAGAGGGTACTTGTTTTTTACGGTGATGTCGTTCAGTCCTGTATAGTCGATTGCAAGGATTTGGTAGGTATCATCGTGTggggtccaatctaaagtgcgagtgtgtgagtgaactgcgccTCTAGGAGGACTAGGATTTCCTTTATGTTGGTTTAACGTTTGGTTGCGGGGGGAGGGATTTGGGGCTGATTTGTGATGTtcattgtttgtgtgggttactttgcatgtttatttgggtttgactaagtgtgctttttgctcgtgtgggttatttttgcatgtttatttgggttctattattgtgtacgtttcctgttattttctaagtggtgccgatcctaccctgtggggtgcaggtgttttcAAGATAACTGTAAatcttgaatatgaatttaatatctgcacgttgagtgtgtgtgaaaattCATGCGtgagtattttagcaattgttaGAGGATATCCGGAAATAAAAGTTAATTTTGCAGATTGGACCTGTCTCTTCTCCTCACTAGaaaacacttgtgcggccttgataataattctccaggtggaattcctggggtggcgttGTCGATTTAGAGAGGAGATATACTGAGCCCTGTTAGGCGTCCGCCACACTACTTTTCTAGAGTTTTTGTTGCTACTTCAATTGATCCTTCGTTCCGTGAACTGCTTCCCCTTGCCTTGTtatcaataaagaaccttttactttttactctgcatctgggtcccgGCCTCCTTGACTGTTCCATAACAGGTTTGATGACAACAATTTGTCTGCATACACACATAAGACCTGCAAACATTAAATAATTACAACAGCAGCTACACATAAATAATATGTAATCAActaaaaataccaaaataaaGGTTGACTCAGTTCTCAACTATAGTTTTTTGGTTAGTCTTTGATGAGGAGATGCTGCCTGTCCTTAAACACACCAAGTGGTGTGATCTCTCTCTATCGAGAGATCATGTTCTGAAGATGATtaacacaaaaaaaatgcaagCACAATCATTGAATTGCACAGTTTATAACTGTTCTTCTTGGTtgaattacattttattatattttaattaagtttttaaaaaattgcttacctgtgtgttttctgaccaGATGTCTGACACAGTTTTCCCGTTGCCagtgtgtcagtgtctggttttaGGTCCTGTGCTGAGGCAATGCGTAGAACAGCATGGAGGTTGTCATCCGTGAGGCGTGAtctgtgcttgtttttgttcagaTTCATTATGGAAAAAAACTGTTTGCACAGGTGCTCCCAAACATGGAACACAGAACACGGGCAGCATGAAGTCGAAGCTGTGGCATCaaaccagggggcagcagacggTAAAAGTCCTGGATTGCAGCATCCTGGAACTTTGCTCTCAGGCCACTGTCGCTTCGAAGCTCAATTAGCTCCATCTGAAGGTGTTGCGGTGCAGTGCAGACATCGGTGGTGAAAGGATTGGCAAAGATGTCAAAGCCAGACTGTTGTGCTCTGAAGTCAGAGAAGGGCCGATCAAACTCGGTCTTTAACCAGCTCAGTTTGGTAGTCAACTGAGCACATGAAAAAGTCTCGGGAAATGAGGCTGACACGCTCTGACAAACAGGAAAGTGGACAAGATTGTCCTGTTTCACTTGCCACATCCATAAGTCCAATTTACGCTGGAAATCCGTGATCATGTCAGACATCTGCGTGATGACTTGTTTGCGTCCCTGCAGCTTCTGAGTCAGCTGGGCGAGATGGTCAGTTATGTCACACAACCACTTTGGATCTGATAGAGTTTTCCTTTACTCTGCATAAAAAGAGCAATGTCTTTCCTGAGCTCGACCGTTGTGGTCGCATGCATTGCAaccacatccagcagctccttaGTGATAGAGAGGTCCGACTTAACGCCtctaataaaaatatataactgCGCTGTGTCCATGTTATCTGTGCTTTCATCAACAGCTAATGAAAAATCTGTGTCGCTGCGTGTCTCCTCAGCCAGCTGTGTTGTAAGATTTTCTGCTAGTTCCTTCCCTCGGTCCGCGATGGTGTTTCTTGATAAACCGACATTTTTAAGAGTCTGTAACTGGTCGGGACACACCTGCTCACAGACCT
Protein-coding sequences here:
- the LOC130540021 gene encoding G-protein coupled receptor 135; this translates as MKEDLSSLDSAISMTLHGDNFTGVSSGVAFTDQLATTSSVVHVVVSIVTSLVTTSSTEATVGSTKNLSTLRDKRGSQFGEILEASPLSVLSASESSSILHGVMVAAEALVLLSIFLLSSLGNSAVIVVIIKHRQLRTVTNAFIMSLSLSDFLTAILCLPFSFVMLFSKDGVWMFGDHFCVANGFFNTCFGIISTLTMTLISFDRYYAIVRQPQAKMDRQKATQLLLAVWLTAVIFALPWYLLASAPSQIHKRGFYHCMYVFHSGTSRLGTAYSICLIIVCYLLPFSLMCFCHYNICKTVRLSEIRVRPVTTYAYLLRFYSEMRTATTVLIMIVFIIFCWGPYCLLGLVTALGSYTFNPAMDTVAIWLAWANGAINPLIYAMRNPNISMLLGRSREEGYRTRNIATYLSGHTQNRDIQFNRSERIRDRYMSRVGVNNSHLSSSSPGKGGGGAEVAMWACKNPVVFFCKDAQPDTAVLPNLVSGPKIKTADTSL